The genomic window CAGTGACCTAACATGATATCACAACACCACAGTGAGACCACTGTTCATTGGCTAATCTGGGcttttagaaaaaaatcaacacattaCATCACGTTAATGTCATATCAGAGTTGCCATGATGATGAGTTCTGGAGGTGATTTTCTTCCTTCCTGTGTGAATGCAGCTGTCACTCTGCTGTCTGTAgacgttttttctttctttctttaacccCAAAGTGTATTTTGCTCTGCGGTGCTATTTGCTGTCTAACAGATATCTAGGAAAAACCTTCTGGTTGTGTTTGAATGTATTTGTAAATGTGTAGGCGTGTCTTCTGAAGACGCACACGAGAACCGGACCGATGTGGTCCAGCTGAGCCTGGACGGACGCgcacatacacaccttcactttatccacacgcacgcacacacacactgaaggacAAACTGCAGAGCACTTTGATTGGAGGATGCAGGGGACGAATGAACCAATGGAGGGTTCGTGGTGAGGCATGATGTAAAGCTGCCATGTGCAGCCAGTTAATACTGATCTAACACACCTGTACAGTCACCCACTGACCTGTGGATACAGTGATTGGTTTTAGTTTGTGAATAAAGTGTTGAATGCCAAACTGTGCCTTTTCTGTCCAAAGTGTTTTTGTCtgcaacctatcccagaatttggctactgaactgaacatgatatataagtgaCTTAGATAACTTCTAAATATTTGGCTGAGATTGAacatagttttcacacagctgaataaacagaaaactgattaaactgaAGTGTGAGATgatcgagaatttactccaatgTCTTGTTATATTTTGACGCGAATCTGAAGGcgagaccgtcccatttcacagcctcgcacttctgCCCTTCTCGgtcttcggaggacccggcccacgtagaccgcgaaggctgggtcctccgaaggatgcaggCCCTGAATTGAGACACGGCTAAAGATCCCAAGCACTGCAGCAGATCTACAACAAAATGTTGCTGCAACGGCCCAAAGTTCAGACATGAACCGGACTGAAAGGCTGTGACGGTATTTTACGGGAGCTGTGCAGAAACCTGAAAGAACAACATATAGAGGAGTGGACCAAAAGCAGCAGTCAACAGCATCAGGCTTTTATTGGTCACTacacagtaaaacaaataattataaagccACACATCAACATACTTACAGTCTGAATATAGGCACATTTCTTTCGTTTGAACTCCTTCCCATTAACATGCTTTTGGCCATCACCGGTGGGCAGAGAAAAATCCAGCACTGATGTTCCATCCAGCAATCAGAAAGCTCTTTTAGCTCCGGTTTTGGTCTCCACCACCTCGAgtatgttttttccccccttcagtTAAACAGCTGGTCTCTAAacgctgttttttctttctttaattggGAAGTTACAGTCTGACACCACAAAACATTTACAAACCAAACTTTTTATGCACAAAAACCACAAAATCATCTGATTCAGTACTGACATAAAACACTGCTAAATTGAtttagcaaaaacattttttattcatttatagttttattatttttttattgtaacgaCGCTTCTTTGCAATACATCCTGTCCCAGTTGAAAGCCggtttatttcctgtttgttaAATGGTTCCACGTGTGTGTTGCAACCATGAAAAACTTGCCAAATCTTCTCTGCCGGTGTCAAACAGCTCATTCTCATGAAGTACTGACACATACGAGAAGTAAAACAACTATTTTTTggccttctttctttcttttttttggttacaTTATTTTTCCAGGATCGCTGACTGTGGAAGGGGGATTAAACTGCTATTTTAAAAAGATCTTTATAGTCTTCTCTTTAATTTGGTTAAGCATGCTGAACCcctctgaaaacaaacaagcataaaactgttcaaaacaaATTTAAGGGGGTGAGAACTGATGCTTCCCCTCTGGGCTTACACACGGCTGACCGCTCGTATGTTCTCGCAGCCCTCAACACTTCCCTTTCAAACCAGGTTATAATACTTTTCATTGAAAAAACGCATTGTCGTACAGTAGACGCAGATGTACAAACACACTggataaaaacacacagcaggTAACAAACAACACGTCAGTTAATCAGTGATGGAGATGCTGCAGAGCTTCATTCAGTGATCTGCAGAGACACGAACGGCTCATTAGGAACACTGATGGAAGTGAAACAGTGTTAACCTCTACTTCGTCCAAGCGTAACTCACCATGGCGACCTTGCTGGTCTGTTCGCGAGTTCGAATCCTCAGCTTGTTGACGGTCGTCTCGGCGATATCTGCTCTCTCCTCGGCTTCGTCCAGGTCGTGTTGGACTTTGCGGAAACGTACAGTACTGCAGCTCACCTGCTCCTCCTGGTGGACAAAAAGACGATCCCTTTTaaatagatgttattttatatggaTTAGAGCagctctaaaaagaaaaaagtcccttttaagaggaagagacctccagcagaaccaggctcaaggacgggcggccatctgccgtgaccacTGAGGGGCGGGGCTTTTCTGGGTTGCTCTCTGTTGATGTCAGTGTTTGCATGTCAGAATATCAATTAGTAAATGCAAACTGTGCATTTACTAAAAGTCCCAAATATCTGTGGTGCTCAGGAAATGACTGTACTTTCATGAAGGCTGGCGTGGGTTGACTACACAGGTAAGCACACTAATTGTtctaaaaacaagcaaacaaaaaatgaaataataaatgctgtttttgtttaaagaaaatctcCCAGGATCATGTTTTTTTAAGGGTAATCTTGAAAATCTGAACATGCTGATTATGATCTAAATTTTCCTTCTGTGTTGTCTATGCAGGAAACGTCCTGCTAGtcatttgtatattttatgtacactcaacaaaaatataaacgcaacacctttgttactgctcccattccccatgggatggacgtagagacctaaaacctaaaagacctaaaagttttttgcgctattgggggtctggggacccagaaccggtcagtatctggtgtgaccaccatttctCTGAAaggcctgtggagacggcttatggttgagaaatgaacattcaatgcacgggcgacagatctggttgacattcctgctgtcagcatgccaattgcacgctccctcattgcttgtggcatctgtggcattttgctgtgagacaaaactgcacattccagggtggccttttgttgtgggcagtctgaggtacacctgtgcactactcatgatgtcagatctgcatcctgatgtggcacacctgtgaggtgggatggattatctcaatatagcagatgtgcccactaccacacatttggactgatttgtgaccactgtttgggagggatggttatattgtgtatctggaatgaattttaggtctctacgtccatcccatggggaatgggagcagtaacaaaggtgttgcgtttatatttttgttcagtgtatgtttatgtttacatACTTGcacatgtttcacattaaaagctCAGACGTGAGTCCCTCCGTGGAGCGATATTGACtttatagaaataaaacagatgttttttaatcattttgatgCTGATTTGCATTGTATTGACGAGAGCATTACTGAACACTCACAGCGTTCTCAGCTTGTCTCTTGTAGCTCTTCACTTTGGCTTGCAGCCTTTCAATCAGCTCCTGCATCCTGAGCAGAGTCTTTTTGTCCTCCTCTGACTGCACGAAAGCACAAAGATCCAATGAAAACACAGAAGACGGGACCAACATCTGTatgacagcagcagctggatgCAGTGAGGACCTCACACCTGGTACGTCAGCTCCTTCACTTTCCTCTCGTAGCGTCGAACCCCCTTCTGATACTCCTCGCTCTTCTTCTGCTCCAAAGTCAGCTCCGTCTGCAGCGccctcacctgcacacacagcagctgattTACTTCCTGCTGGTTACCTGTTACTGATATAGAGGAGCAAAACTGCCAAAACCAAGCATGAATAAATAATTCAATGACTCAGTAAAAAATATGCATGCATCAATTAATCTATGACAAAAGGtaaaatcaaatgtaaaaatgaccAATAAGAggaattgatttaaaaaaggaaaattgaaaaacaaagtATCAAATGATGTTGCATTTTATAACTTAATGTCTTTTTATTATCAAGTGCATTTTTTAGTGCGTTTAATAGTGCGTtcagttttggatttttttgagtcatttactttttcagttttcatttttaatgatattgGGGCAAGCAGAGGAATCTTAGCAACAAATCCTCCCTCAGAGACTGAGCTTGCTGTTCCTCCCCAAACAGGTCAGGagagtttttaattaaacacgTGCTGCACCGCGCTCCCGAGCGTCAACAACAACATAACCGACCTCACTCCTGGTAAAACAGTAACTGTCAGTGACTTTGTACCGCTGTATAAACAGGACAGTTAAACGTCATGTAACCGtaagcaataaaacaagaacatcttAACAGCAGCACGTgtcccaaggcatgatgggagatAACTGGCCGCTCccccaaaacacaacaatacTTTAGTTCATACAGTGccagtttacaacaacagccaCATGAAAGTGTTTTATACTGTAGGCTTAAACCTCAACAGTCAAACAACCCTCCTGTGAGCCAGCacctggcaacagtgggaaggaaaaacttccttttaacaggaagacacctCCAGCAGAAGGTTTTAGCAAGTTTATGCATGCTGCGTGCCTACATTGTTATGCAGCAGATGCCAGTAGAGGAAAATTGTTCCCAGCACAAATATTCTTTGGCAATTACTTTTTTGATAAACCTCAAATAAAGATGTTTTAAAGACTCTTGGCAGAGgcactttttttctgtaaatgcGCTTTTTTGGAAACTGACCTAAGAAGTTACTCAGACGTTTTggggttttatttatgtaatgcaTGTAACACATCCACCGCTGTATAGAAGAGTATCTGTATGACAGAAACAAGGAAAAGTAGAAAGTGTCCTTGTTAAACTACCAGGTGTTGCAGTGAAACTTGATTTAACTGACAGTGAGAAACAACTCTGTGACTGAGTTTTCACTCACTGTTGTCTCCAGTTTGTGGAGTTGTTTCTTTCCTCCCCTCAGAGCCATCTGCTCCGTTTCATCCAGTTTCACCTGCAGTTCTGTCAGAAGAACATAGATGCTGGAAAAACACGGTGACATCTGCAGGTGAACTATGTGAACAAGTTATCATCTACAAGTGAGGAAATACGAATATACAGTATACTGTGCGTGTTCAGATAACCCAGATAACAAATGTGCCAGAAAGCAAACAGACAAGAagtctgtgcttttgttttggcGAGCTAATTTCTATTGTTTCTATTAACCTACCATGACAACAGGTGACATCACAGTCgatacatgcatttatttttgtcagtaGTGTTATTGTACCTTTTACAGTAGACTCCATATTCTTCTTCATTCTCTCCAGCATAGTGCTGCTGTCCTGctccttcttcagctcctccgcCATCATGGCCGCCTGGTGAAGCACAAACATTAACAGGATTCTGGTAATAAGTATTAGAGGCTGACAGAGTGTGTGATGGATGCATGAATCGCAGCTTTATGgggtaaataaatgattaagaaATGCTAAAACGTCTGAGTTATTAAATTTaaagattaataaagttttccaGCATCAAACTCGGTTAACATGTGATGAAAACTACAATTTAACAGCAGCAATGGTTTTGATCAGGGATCAAAGGTCATGGGTCAGGACTAACATCACTGATGGCCTTTTTGGCCTTCTCCTCAGCATTGTGACTCTCCTGCATCGCCTCGTCCACCTCTCCGGTCAGCACAGACAGGTCAGcctccagcttcttcttctgGTTCATGAGGCCCGTGTTCTAAAACAGGAAGTCATCAAACCGTCTGTCATGATGAAATGCTCATATTTCAACATGATTGTATTTGATGTGCCGTAATTAATTAACCTGTGCAGCGAGCAGGTTAACTCTCTCTGACACCTCCACCAGCTCATGTTCGGCCATCTTGCGGGTGCGGTCAGTCTGTTCCAGGACCCCccgcagctcctcctcctccgctgaCATCAGCGAACACCTCCGCTCCAGGAGGGCGATTTGCTCTCTGAGCTGATTGGTCAGCTGGACTTTTTCttctagctccacctgctgctctttAACCTGCGATAGAGTTCAGCACAGAAAGGTTGGTTTACATGTTATATCATTTGCCACTAGGGGGCGGAGCTTTGTTTTGGTTGAAGTTTTcacttctgctgcatttttcagTCCATGATTGATGTGATAATGAAGCACAGTGCGGTCAGTAAATAGCACATCCCTGGACACTGTTTTTACTCATCATTCTGATGTGAACAGGTGAGGGTACCTGTATCTGCAGGTGTCTCATGATCCTCTGGCTCTCTGCTTGTTGCCTGTTGGCGTTTCCCAGCTGAATCTCCATCTCGTTCAGGTCAGACTCCATCTTCTTCCTCAAACGAACCGCCTCGCTACGATGACGAATTTCTGCCTCCAAATTGGCCTGCATAGTCTCCAGGGAACGCTGCTGGCTCCCCCTGGTGGACAGCATTGGAGTTACCTCTCCATCAACACTAAGGTTGCAGTTGTCAGTTCTTTCTCTGGTtatgaaccttttttttcctggtatGACTGGTTGAGGCAGACCCTACACAGGGAAAGAGCTGCTGTGGACTCCGTACTTATGTGCCTTAGGACGAGGCTTTAACAGAAATATAGACAGTCACTGCTCGCTGCACTTACAGGCCGTCCATTCAGTGCAGAGCCTTCTATGTAGCTCGCCAGCTAACAGTAGCTAACAGTAGGAAGAATAACCTGGACCAGAAGCACTGCTGGCCTTCTGCCGCCCCTCAGTGGAGAGcgtgctctcctcctgcctggtgTTTGGTATGCAGGGACCACAACTGACAACAGGAAGGCTGTGCAGAGGGTACAGCCCAAAAAAATCATTGGCTTCCCTCTGCCTCGCCAGATCCTCCTGTCTCAGGAAAACCAGGACCATCACAGGTGACCCCTCGCACCCCGCTCACCACCTGTCTGACCCACTGCCCTGTGGTCAGCGCCTCAGGTCAATCTGGCCCCACGCCTACCTCCAGACTCActaacagcttcttccacaCAGCAGTTTTTCCTTTGCACCACTTTCAAGCATTTtccaatgacaataaaagcctATTAAAtttaattctattctattctattccatATATTAAGCCCCTTTCAGTCtgttattaatatatatattacctGAGGCTGTCgatctcctcctctttctctgcaATCTTTCGGTCCATCTCTGCCCTTATCTGCTCCAGCTCCATCTGATATTTCAAGATCTTGCTTTCCTCATGTTCCAAGGTTCCCTGATCAATGGAAAGGTAACAGTTCAGGCAATAAAGACTTTATAGATAATTGATTACAGCAGCTAATTACCTCTGCTTCCTCCAGGGCAGCTCTAATGTCGCTCTTCTCCACATCGAGGAtcttcttcatcctctccaGCTCATGGATCGTCTTCCCTTCCTGACTGATCTGATCTGTCAGATCCACAATCTCCTCTAGAGatatataaagaaaacactttGATACACTGGAATTTAATCCCTTAACTCCCACAATATtaaaaaaggattaaaaaatTGAAGTAGTTTGTTCGCTGGACTACAACTTCTCTTCACATCATGATATTCTCCATGATATTGAGCTTGTAAGACCAGGTCCCTGAAATGAAGATACCAGTGTGATTGTAGTAAGTTAAGAGGACAGGGGAGGGACTGCAGTACCCTGCAGGTTCCTGTTTTCTCGTTTAATCGTCTCCAGCTGGTCCAGAGCTTCTTCATAGCAGTTCTTCAGTTTGAAGAGCTCAGTGCTCAGACTGCGAGACTCTTTCTGTGAGGCCTCCAGCTCCATCTGACACTCGTCAAACTTCAGCTTCCAGTCACTGAGCACCTGCATCAAACCAGTGCACACATTTGTTTCTGAGCACACCTACTTATGGGCATTAAAGTGTAAATCTCCACATGGGGAATCGTGCCATATGTCTGACCATGTCAAAGTTGCGTTGCCTCTTGTCCAGAGCCAGAGCTGCAGCGTTGGAGCGCTCCAGTTGGACCATCAGGTCTTCCATCTCTATCTGCAGAcgctgtttggttttctccagtGAGGAGCACTTGGCCTGAGACGCCTCTGCAACTTCTTCGAGAGTCTGCAGTCTCACGACCAGTTTCTTCCTGCAAATACAACAATTCAATTTATTAAACGTTACCAGTCTAAAGTCAGTAGCTGCTTTGAAGGAAACTGGATAAAGAATTTAAACTGTGGTCTTTGCATTCTCCTATAATGTGTTAGTATGGCACCTCAGAGTGACGTGCAGCTACAGCAGTGTTGTCTTACTTTGCTTCCTCCAGCTCCTCTATCCTCAGCACAGCATCAGTCTCATACTTTGCTTTCCACTGAACCACCTGACTGTTGGCTGTAGACAGCGCCCTCTGCAGTTCCGCCTTAgcttcctgctcctcctccagctgttctCTGAGAAGGCTGCAGTCGTGTCGGGATGCCTGCACCGCATGAGCCAGCGCCACGCGAgcctgaaacacagacacaggatACATTTGTTCCAATAAAATACCTTCAAAAAGGTATTAATAAGAGCACTGAAGTGACCTGATGTGTTACAAGTGTAAGAGTTAAGTATTACTTtgctctcctcctccagctgtttcttcatATCCTCAACATTCTGGCAAGCGCCCACCTTCAAGCGGTGGAGCTGAGCGATCGTAGCGTCTCGCTCCTCCAGACGACGTCTGTACTCGGCTGAAAAGGCGACAGCCAAACGTACATGAGTACGATAAGCTTGCTGCATCTTAGACATCAGATattcatttaccatttttacaaattgtatttttttgttggcGTGTTTACTAAGAATCGTGGACAAAACATAAGCACAGATTCAAAAACTTTCATCGTTTCAGATCAAACATAAAATGATGTTGGACCTTTTTATGACTCAGAGGACAGAACACTATCAAGAACAACCCTCAGATACTCAAATTATCCACCAGTGCGATAGGTCACTATTTACTACTGTTAGTGCGGGACGGCGTGATGACTCCATGAAGTCAATTACCACATCAAAAAAAGTCGTGGGTCATTATCAGCAGAGGTTTCAGGTAAAACCATTGTGAGACCTTGCCTCACCCTGTCATGTGACCTATTGAGATCACCTGACGCCAGATGTGAGTGAAGACTAATGTGCCTGGGAAGGAATCTCAAAGCTGCATTGTAGGTGACTGACAGGCACTTCCTGTCATTTAGATCCTAACAAGGGCTGCATGTTTGTAATCTAAAGTAAATACAGaaagtttttacttttaaggtgtttcatcagttgagcctgaaattctttttttaaatggaaaaatgggGAAAATCTAACAGGAAATTTTTGATGAAGGTGTAGAAACCAATGCATCGATGTTGGGAAACTAAAgaagttcagtttttaaaagttgcAAAATCTTCTACCAGTGGTTCCTATTTCAGCCATGATTGTAGTGATGGACATCATCACTAGCTTTAATAAGcttatattaacattttatgACCTTCTACTTGTCCTGTTAGCAAAGCTTAAGCTGAGAGGGAGAGGAATTTATGCCATCTCAATAATTCTCCATCACCTTTCGCTGTCaattaatgtttaatattattatgtTGATCACtaaagaaatcattttaaatgcttttttctaTAGAGTACGCTTTAAGCATTTGTCCTAATAATCCTAACACAACAGACAGGAAGGTGAGGACATCCACACAGAGTGCTGCAAGATGTAGGAGAAAGAAAATTCATGCAGCCTAAAATCAGGTGTTCAGATCTGTAGAATCAGTGTCGGGTGTGTCAGTGTGCTGTACTGGTTTCTGTGACTGCTCGTGCTTTCTGAGCGTTGACTTCAGACAGctgtctctgcagctcgtctGCTCTGCTCCTGCTTTCATTCAGCTGGTCCTCATAAACCCTGCACATCTTCTCCACAGCAGCCTGCACACAAAGATCAATCAACAGAGAAGTCACAGTTAATGTGGTCTAAGAAACACGATCAACGTGCGGTGGTTACAATGTGACCAAATCTGGTCGCACTGCACTGCATTAACATGTTTCACCTCCTCACAGGTTTAAAGTGTAAACAGGTCAAGAGCACGAACCACCTTGTTTTGTGTCCCATCATCAGTTCTTTTGCAATAACGCTGCTTAAAGGAGGACAAAGCTGTCAGAGCATTGGAAATGGCCTCTGGGCAGATTAAGATCAAGGATGAGAGGCAGCACTGTACCCAGCTCTGTTACTGCATCCATGGCAGCATAAACAGGGCCAGCAGGACTCAACATGACGAGTAGACTGACACTGATGAACCTGGTGGAGTGGCCCCTTAAGCGGGAGGTCTGTTCCTACCTTTGACCTGGAGAGCTGCTCCACGCTGGCAGCCAGGTCATCAGCCTCCAGCCGGAACTCCACCTTCTCCTTCTCCAGCTTCTGTTTGACTCTCTGCAGAGCATCTATCTGCTCGCTGAGCTCCGTCACCATGTCCGAGTGCTTCTTCCTCAGGGTGGCTGCTGTTGCTTCGTGGTGAAGCCCCGCCTCCTCCAGCTCCCGCCGCAACTTCAGGAAATCTGCCTCTcgcttcctgctcaacaaagcAGTATTTGTGATAATCTGGGCAAATCTCAGTATTGAGATACTAATCCATCCACTGTCGAACTCTAAAGGTAGGAATCTACATCTGCATGTAATCTTTAAGGGGTTTCTCTGACATACAGCTAGAGCTGTGTTCTTGAGATCACCATATTAGTCTCAACGCCTCACAGGAAATACCTGTGCATACAATGACCATGTTATTTTAAAACAGCCATCATTTGAGCGCTTTGTATATGACCGAAAGTAAGGGTCACCTCTAACGTAGCTACTGTGGCTCTGACTAACTGACCCCTAATGGATCCCTTTGATGGAAGTTAGAAATCACCAAAGCCCATTTTAACCTGTTGAGGGCGATCTGAGCCGCTGAggctcctcctgcctcctccAGCTTCTCTCCCAGCTCCTCCAGTTCTCTGGCAATGTCGTTCCTCTGTCGTTCCGCCTTGGAACGCCATGCCCGCTCCGCCTCCAgggcctcctccagctcctcgaTACGAGTCTGAGGAGGGCAAGTACAAAACaaactacagcagcagcagtgaagaagaggaagctgAATAAGATCCTCTCTGCACCAACCTGAAGCTCTTTGATCTTCTTATGAAGCTGAGCAGCCAGACTCTGCTCATCCTCCAGTTTTGACTGAAGCTGCACCAACTC from Astatotilapia calliptera chromosome 20, fAstCal1.2, whole genome shotgun sequence includes these protein-coding regions:
- the LOC113013271 gene encoding myosin-7-like isoform X2, with the translated sequence MLPCARGLVCSSVMCGRDMLLVTTNPYDYHFCSQGVTTVEGISDGEELRLTDRAMDTLGFTPEEKYGCYKIVGAIMHFGNMKFKKKQREEQAEADGTESADKAAYLMGISSADLLKGLLNPRVKVGNEFIVKGQTVEQVNYAVAALAKATYDRMFKWLVGRINSSLYTSLPRQYFIGVLDIAGFEIFEFNSFEQLCINYTNEKLQQFFNHHMFILEQEEYKAEGIEWTFIDFGLDLQACIDLIEKPMGILSIMEEECMFPKATDHSFKTKLYDNHLGKSPNFQRPRLDKKRKYETHFELVHYAGVVPYNITGWLDKNRDPLNETVVALFQKSSNKLMAGLFENYISSDMPIDPKAETKQRRKKAASFQTVSQLHKENLNKLMANLRSTQPHFVRCIIPNESKIPGVMDPFLVLHQLRCNGVLEGIRICRKGFPNRILYAEFRQRYRILNPFAIPEDSFVDNRKAVEKLLGSLDIDHSQYKFGHTKVFFKAGLLGQLEDMRDNRLSQILTTVQAICRGKLMRMERQKLMLQRDAAMVIQFAIRAFFSVRTWPWMILFFKLRPLLRSAQVEKELAALNEEFKKLKEAYGRSEVKRKEAEERQVALVQEKNDLALQLQAEQDNLMDAEDRCNQLIQSKISLESKLKEMQERLEDEEEVSSTLTSKKRQLEDEVLSLKRDVDDLEMTLAKVEKERHGVENKVKNLSQEMSVLDESIASLSREKAALLEAHQQALNDLQAQEDKVNMLAKAKARLEQQVDSVETSLELEKKVRTDLERTKRKLEGDLKLSMDSVRDLENQKEEQEERLRKKDFELVQLQSKLEDEQSLAAQLHKKIKELQTRIEELEEALEAERAWRSKAERQRNDIARELEELGEKLEEAGGASAAQIALNRKREADFLKLRRELEEAGLHHEATAATLRKKHSDMVTELSEQIDALQRVKQKLEKEKVEFRLEADDLAASVEQLSRSKAAVEKMCRVYEDQLNESRSRADELQRQLSEVNAQKARAVTETTEYRRRLEERDATIAQLHRLKVGACQNVEDMKKQLEEESKARVALAHAVQASRHDCSLLREQLEEEQEAKAELQRALSTANSQVVQWKAKYETDAVLRIEELEEAKKKLVVRLQTLEEVAEASQAKCSSLEKTKQRLQIEMEDLMVQLERSNAAALALDKRQRNFDMVLSDWKLKFDECQMELEASQKESRSLSTELFKLKNCYEEALDQLETIKRENRNLQEEIVDLTDQISQEGKTIHELERMKKILDVEKSDIRAALEEAEGTLEHEESKILKYQMELEQIRAEMDRKIAEKEEEIDSLRGSQQRSLETMQANLEAEIRHRSEAVRLRKKMESDLNEMEIQLGNANRQQAESQRIMRHLQIQVKEQQVELEEKVQLTNQLREQIALLERRCSLMSAEEEELRGVLEQTDRTRKMAEHELVEVSERVNLLAAQNTGLMNQKKKLEADLSVLTGEVDEAMQESHNAEEKAKKAISDAAMMAEELKKEQDSSTMLERMKKNMESTVKELQVKLDETEQMALRGGKKQLHKLETTVRALQTELTLEQKKSEEYQKGVRRYERKVKELTYQSEEDKKTLLRMQELIERLQAKVKSYKRQAENAEEQVSCSTVRFRKVQHDLDEAEERADIAETTVNKLRIRTREQTSKVAMITE